From Salipiger profundus, a single genomic window includes:
- the acpS gene encoding holo-ACP synthase — MILGIGTDLANIDRIAGTLERFGDRFRNRVFTETEQLKAERRADVAGTYAKRWAAKEACSKALGTGLRMGIAWKDMAVTNLRTGQPVMQVTGWAKERLDEMTPPGHEAIIHVTLTDDHPWAQAFVVIEARPVTEA; from the coding sequence ATGATCCTCGGCATCGGCACCGACCTTGCGAACATCGACCGGATCGCCGGCACGCTGGAGCGGTTCGGAGACCGCTTTCGCAACCGCGTCTTCACCGAGACCGAGCAGCTCAAGGCCGAGCGCCGCGCCGACGTCGCCGGCACCTACGCGAAACGCTGGGCGGCCAAGGAGGCGTGCTCGAAGGCGCTCGGAACCGGCCTGCGCATGGGGATCGCGTGGAAGGACATGGCGGTGACGAACCTGCGCACCGGTCAGCCGGTGATGCAGGTGACAGGCTGGGCGAAGGAACGGCTCGACGAGATGACCCCCCCGGGCCACGAGGCGATCATTCACGTGACGCTGACCGACGATCACCCCTGGGCACAAGCCTTCGTGGTGATCGAGGCGCGCCCCGTGACAGAGGCCTGA
- a CDS encoding nucleoside deaminase, with protein MTPTGPERETLDRVIAAALDRFLPGSGPVFTAAVLRGDEVLALEANEVSARCDASRHAEIVAIEKASAALGQTDLSGCTLIASMQPCEMCLAAMRWSRIDRLLFAMTQERAPAFFQFPALTLADYARACDHAFDWHGGLGADRLAQVYEGAP; from the coding sequence GTGACGCCCACCGGGCCCGAACGCGAGACGCTCGACCGGGTGATCGCGGCGGCGCTCGACCGCTTCCTACCCGGCAGCGGCCCGGTCTTTACCGCCGCCGTCCTGCGCGGCGACGAGGTGCTCGCGCTCGAGGCCAACGAGGTCTCGGCCCGCTGCGACGCGTCGCGCCACGCCGAGATCGTCGCGATCGAGAAGGCCAGCGCCGCACTCGGACAGACCGACCTGTCCGGCTGCACGCTCATCGCCTCCATGCAGCCATGCGAGATGTGCCTTGCCGCGATGCGCTGGTCGCGGATCGACCGGTTGCTGTTCGCGATGACACAAGAGCGCGCCCCGGCGTTCTTCCAGTTCCCCGCACTCACGCTTGCCGACTACGCGCGGGCCTGCGACCACGCCTTCGACTGGCATGGGGGCCTCGGCGCAGACCGGCTGGCGCAGGTCTACGAAGGCGCGCCATGA
- a CDS encoding pyridoxine 5'-phosphate synthase — protein sequence MTEYAGRLRLGVNIDHVATVRNARGSAYPDPLRAAQIAEEAGADGITAHLREDRRHISDGDIDGLMETLSLPLNLEMAATDEMQAIALRHKPHAVCIVPEKREERTTEGGLEVAKDENRLAHFIDPLREAGCRVSLFIGADKPQVDAAARIGAQVVELHTGAYCDLHYEGRFEERDAELARLRDMTAHAHSLGLEVHAGHGLTYETVAPIAAFPEVMELNIGHFLIGEAIFRGLGPAITEMRHLMDEARA from the coding sequence ATGACCGAGTATGCCGGACGCCTGCGGCTTGGCGTCAACATCGACCACGTCGCCACCGTGCGCAACGCCCGCGGCAGCGCCTACCCCGACCCGCTGCGCGCCGCGCAGATCGCGGAGGAGGCCGGCGCCGACGGCATCACCGCGCACCTCCGCGAGGATCGCCGCCACATCTCGGACGGCGACATCGACGGTCTGATGGAGACGCTCTCGCTGCCGCTCAACCTCGAGATGGCCGCAACCGACGAGATGCAGGCCATCGCGCTGCGCCACAAGCCGCACGCGGTCTGCATCGTGCCCGAGAAGCGCGAGGAGCGCACCACCGAGGGCGGCCTCGAGGTGGCGAAGGACGAGAACCGGCTGGCGCATTTCATCGACCCTCTGCGCGAGGCCGGTTGTCGGGTGTCGCTGTTCATCGGCGCCGACAAGCCGCAGGTCGATGCCGCCGCCCGCATCGGCGCGCAGGTGGTCGAGCTGCACACCGGCGCCTACTGCGACCTGCACTACGAGGGCCGCTTCGAAGAGCGCGACGCCGAGCTCGCGCGCCTGCGCGACATGACCGCCCACGCCCATTCTCTGGGCCTCGAGGTCCACGCCGGCCACGGGCTGACCTACGAGACGGTCGCCCCCATTGCCGCCTTCCCCGAGGTGATGGAGCTCAACATCGGCCACTTCCTCATCGGCGAAGCGATCTTCCGCGGCCTCGGCCCCGCGATCACCGAGATGCGCCACCTGATGGACGAGGCGCGCGCGTGA